A window of the Microbacterium sp. LWH13-1.2 genome harbors these coding sequences:
- a CDS encoding DNA-formamidopyrimidine glycosylase family protein produces the protein MPEMPEVQGLTTFLTERAVGRTIVRTAVGAIAALKTYDPPNTALHGAEITAASRRGKFIVLSCGADLHLVFHLAKAGWLRWYETLPTTLIKPGKSPIALRVALDDESGFDLTEAGTKKSLAVYVVRDPQEVPGIARLGPDPLESTFTREVFGSLLSGRRTQIKGLLRDQSIIAGIGNAYSDEILHAARMSPYAIADKLGDEEVDRLFAAMQTTLTDAVAEASGKPPADLKDAKRRGMQVHARRGETCPVCGDTVRSVFFADRSLEYCPTCQTGGKPLADRRLSRLLK, from the coding sequence ATGCCTGAGATGCCGGAAGTCCAGGGCCTGACGACATTCCTGACGGAGCGCGCCGTAGGGCGAACGATCGTCCGCACGGCCGTGGGCGCGATCGCTGCGCTGAAGACCTACGACCCGCCGAACACCGCGTTGCACGGTGCCGAGATCACGGCGGCGTCGCGACGAGGCAAGTTCATCGTGCTCTCCTGCGGCGCCGACCTGCATCTCGTCTTCCATCTGGCCAAGGCCGGGTGGCTGCGCTGGTACGAGACTCTGCCGACGACCCTGATCAAGCCGGGCAAGTCGCCGATCGCGCTGCGGGTCGCACTCGACGACGAGAGCGGGTTCGACCTCACCGAAGCCGGTACGAAGAAGTCTCTGGCCGTCTACGTGGTGCGCGATCCCCAGGAAGTGCCGGGAATCGCTCGCCTCGGACCCGATCCGCTCGAATCGACCTTCACGCGCGAGGTCTTCGGCAGCCTGCTCAGTGGGCGGCGCACGCAGATCAAAGGTCTGCTGCGCGATCAGAGCATCATCGCCGGCATCGGCAACGCCTACTCCGACGAGATCCTGCACGCGGCCCGCATGTCCCCCTACGCGATCGCCGACAAGCTCGGCGACGAAGAGGTCGACCGGCTGTTCGCGGCGATGCAGACGACGCTGACGGATGCCGTCGCCGAGGCGTCGGGCAAGCCGCCGGCCGACCTCAAAGACGCGAAGCGCCGGGGGATGCAGGTGCACGCCCGTCGCGGCGAGACCTGTCCGGTGTGCGGCGACACCGTGCGCAGCGTCTTCTTCGCCGACCGCTCTCTCGAGTACTGCCCGACGTGCCAGACCGGAGGAAAGCCCCTCGCCGATCGCCGCCTGTCACGGCTGCTGAAGTAG
- a CDS encoding SDR family oxidoreductase: protein MHSHDLPLFGRTALVTGVSRRRGIGFATATTLASLGANVFFHHFRPHDLDHPWGGDDLDAVRAGIHDALASGAVMGDAQADLRDPAGIEPLLDAASALSGRLDIVICNQAMSGGDGTIFDMTADRLDAHWQANTRASLLLTAGLANRVRRELGGAETPVGRPGDSIPPLGPFEKPTAHVVWMTSGQGHGAMRGEISYATSKAALAGITRTTAVELLDVGIVLNTVNPGPVNTGYLDADTTDRDLSGVEDWIAGTPFGRVGRPDDPARLIGWLCTDAGSWVVGQVLTTDGGFSL from the coding sequence ATGCACTCCCACGACCTTCCCCTGTTCGGACGCACTGCTCTGGTGACCGGCGTCTCCCGCAGACGCGGCATCGGATTCGCGACCGCGACGACGCTCGCGTCCCTCGGCGCGAACGTGTTCTTCCACCACTTCCGCCCCCATGATCTCGACCACCCGTGGGGCGGGGACGACCTCGACGCGGTTCGCGCCGGCATCCACGACGCCCTCGCATCCGGGGCCGTGATGGGCGACGCTCAGGCTGACCTGCGAGACCCTGCAGGCATCGAACCGCTGCTCGACGCGGCATCAGCGCTCTCGGGTCGGCTCGACATCGTCATCTGCAACCAGGCGATGAGCGGCGGCGACGGCACGATCTTCGACATGACCGCCGACCGACTCGACGCGCACTGGCAGGCCAACACCCGCGCCTCGCTGCTGCTCACAGCCGGGCTGGCGAATCGAGTACGCCGAGAACTCGGCGGTGCAGAGACTCCGGTCGGTCGCCCCGGCGACAGCATCCCGCCGCTCGGCCCCTTCGAGAAGCCGACCGCTCACGTCGTCTGGATGACCTCGGGTCAGGGGCACGGGGCGATGCGCGGCGAGATCTCGTACGCGACGAGCAAGGCCGCGCTCGCGGGGATCACCCGTACGACTGCCGTCGAGCTGCTCGATGTCGGAATCGTGCTGAACACCGTCAATCCGGGTCCGGTGAACACGGGCTACCTCGATGCCGACACGACGGATCGCGATCTGTCGGGCGTCGAGGACTGGATCGCGGGCACACCGTTCGGCCGTGTCGGTCGCCCCGACGACCCTGCCCGCCTGATCGGCTGGCTGTGCACGGACGCCGGCTCGTGGGTGGTCGGTCAGGTGCTGACCACCGACGGCGGATTCTCGCTGTAG
- a CDS encoding aminotransferase, whose translation MSDGAGLVRPDISTDDAALIARECYGVEAVATELGSNQDRNFVLVEPDGSRSVLRVDNPVFGDDARAAQHAALDAYRAAGVRVPAVLPGLDGQLTQRWRGFAVRRSEFAAGEPMVDAGYLAPVVLAEFGALAAASVNALAGLAHPGLERDQMWDMRVAYAQISALAPAVTEAELRSRVRTAAEDAHKALSIVAAALPVQPIHGDLTDDNVTGRRGADSRLHPHVVLDLGDLGLGWRVAELAVCVSSMLHHEPERPLRALDTIAAFHADAPLSRDEALAVWPLVVLRAALLVASGWRQLEIDGDNEYARERIAGEQAIFDAATAVPLAEATELVLDRLGFDAPVFEIPVVAAPEDGTPEPEIPGAETPEADTSGGEDSAHEEPEQEAPRPDGPGPISELAPLLPELDGRIVVVDPGVESDELDAGRWTAPDAEAALIAGAHAQGARAAVVPYGMYRLTRTTIDTPHAAATWPVETEVHVAPGPSSRMIAPVEGDLKITDGSVRITIDGGWELDLRGPDFEPTRNGRVEKGESIGRLAASFEIRTLVVGLRRADAPSLPAVATAAHLVTPDRVDAWRRFTADPAALLGLASHAQHDGADDELRRRERIFAEAQERYYEHPPQIERGWRHHLVDTTGRSYIDMVNNVAGLGHGHPKVAAAANRQLKTLATNSRFLFRDLAEYSERLIALMPEGSGLDTVLLVNSGSEAVDLGIRLAQAATDRRSVVALREAYHGWTMASDAVTTSAYDNPQALETRPDWVHVADAPNSFRGTYRGDDTAERYLADLAEDLDGLAADGRDVAAFLCESVLGNAGGVLLPDGYLAGAYDLVRARGGLCIADEVQVGFGRMGSSFWGFEQSRVVPDIVTIAKPMGNGFPIGGVITSRRIADALSSQGQFFSSAGGSTLSCRVGLAVLDAMVEDDLQANAREVGARLAASLRALAHRHPLVGPVHGEGLYLGVELVRDRDSMEPASAEAAAICERMRELGVIVLTTSERSNVLKIKPPLCLTVESADHVVAVLDRVLSEGW comes from the coding sequence GTGAGTGACGGCGCGGGGCTCGTCCGACCGGACATCAGCACGGACGACGCCGCGCTGATCGCTCGCGAATGCTACGGAGTCGAGGCAGTGGCGACCGAGCTCGGCAGCAATCAGGACCGCAACTTCGTGCTGGTCGAGCCGGACGGATCGCGCAGCGTGCTGCGCGTCGACAACCCCGTCTTCGGTGACGACGCGAGAGCCGCGCAGCATGCGGCGCTCGACGCCTATCGCGCGGCCGGCGTGCGGGTTCCCGCCGTGCTCCCCGGACTCGACGGTCAGCTCACGCAGCGCTGGCGGGGATTCGCGGTGCGCCGCAGTGAGTTCGCCGCGGGTGAGCCGATGGTCGATGCGGGGTATCTGGCTCCCGTCGTCCTCGCCGAGTTCGGCGCGCTGGCGGCGGCATCCGTGAACGCGCTCGCGGGTCTCGCGCATCCGGGGCTCGAGCGCGACCAGATGTGGGACATGCGCGTCGCCTATGCCCAGATCAGCGCGCTCGCCCCGGCGGTGACGGAGGCCGAGTTGCGCTCCCGCGTGCGCACGGCCGCGGAGGACGCGCACAAGGCACTGTCGATCGTGGCTGCTGCGTTGCCGGTGCAGCCGATCCACGGCGACCTCACCGACGACAACGTCACCGGTCGGCGAGGCGCGGACTCTCGGCTCCATCCGCACGTCGTGCTCGATCTCGGCGACCTCGGTCTCGGCTGGCGCGTCGCCGAACTCGCGGTGTGCGTCTCGTCGATGCTCCACCACGAACCCGAGCGCCCTCTGCGCGCGCTCGACACGATCGCCGCGTTCCACGCGGATGCGCCCCTCAGCCGTGACGAGGCGCTCGCCGTCTGGCCGCTGGTCGTGCTGCGAGCGGCTCTCCTCGTCGCGAGCGGCTGGAGACAGCTCGAGATCGACGGCGACAACGAGTACGCGCGAGAGCGGATCGCGGGGGAGCAGGCCATCTTCGATGCCGCGACCGCCGTACCGCTCGCCGAGGCGACGGAGCTCGTGCTCGACCGACTGGGATTCGACGCGCCCGTCTTCGAGATTCCCGTCGTCGCCGCGCCGGAGGACGGCACCCCGGAGCCCGAGATCCCGGGGGCTGAGACGCCGGAGGCGGACACCTCGGGCGGGGAGGATTCCGCGCACGAGGAGCCGGAGCAGGAAGCACCGCGCCCGGACGGGCCTGGCCCGATCTCCGAGCTCGCTCCGCTGCTGCCTGAGCTCGACGGTCGCATCGTCGTGGTCGATCCGGGCGTGGAGTCCGACGAACTGGATGCCGGACGCTGGACGGCGCCTGATGCAGAGGCGGCGCTCATCGCCGGGGCGCATGCCCAGGGCGCGCGTGCTGCCGTGGTTCCCTACGGGATGTACCGCCTCACACGCACGACCATCGACACTCCGCATGCCGCGGCCACCTGGCCGGTCGAGACCGAGGTGCACGTCGCTCCCGGGCCGTCGTCGCGCATGATCGCCCCTGTCGAGGGTGACCTGAAGATCACCGACGGCAGTGTGCGCATCACGATCGACGGCGGGTGGGAACTCGACCTCCGCGGCCCCGACTTCGAGCCGACGCGCAACGGCCGGGTCGAGAAGGGCGAGAGCATCGGTCGGCTCGCGGCGTCGTTCGAGATCAGGACGCTGGTCGTCGGACTTCGCAGAGCGGATGCTCCGTCGCTGCCCGCCGTAGCCACCGCCGCGCACCTGGTCACCCCGGATCGGGTCGACGCCTGGCGTCGCTTCACCGCCGACCCCGCGGCTCTGCTCGGTCTCGCCTCGCACGCGCAGCACGACGGCGCGGACGACGAGCTGCGCCGTCGTGAGCGGATCTTCGCCGAGGCGCAGGAGCGCTACTACGAGCACCCGCCGCAGATCGAGCGCGGCTGGCGGCACCATCTCGTCGACACCACCGGTCGAAGCTACATCGACATGGTGAACAACGTCGCCGGCCTCGGCCACGGGCATCCGAAGGTCGCGGCCGCGGCGAACCGACAGCTGAAGACCCTCGCCACGAACTCGCGCTTCCTGTTCCGCGACCTCGCCGAGTACAGCGAGCGCCTGATCGCGTTGATGCCCGAGGGGAGCGGACTCGACACGGTGCTGCTGGTGAACAGCGGCTCAGAGGCGGTGGATCTCGGCATCCGACTCGCGCAGGCGGCGACCGACCGGCGCTCCGTGGTGGCGCTCCGCGAGGCCTATCACGGCTGGACCATGGCGAGCGATGCCGTCACGACGAGTGCCTACGACAACCCCCAGGCGCTCGAGACGCGACCCGACTGGGTGCACGTGGCCGATGCGCCGAACTCCTTCCGTGGAACGTACCGCGGAGACGACACGGCCGAGCGGTATCTCGCCGACCTCGCCGAGGATCTCGACGGTCTCGCTGCGGACGGCCGCGACGTGGCGGCGTTCCTGTGCGAATCCGTGCTCGGGAACGCCGGCGGTGTGCTGCTGCCCGACGGATATCTGGCGGGCGCCTACGATCTGGTGCGCGCTCGCGGCGGTCTCTGCATCGCCGACGAGGTGCAGGTGGGCTTCGGTCGCATGGGCTCGAGCTTCTGGGGATTCGAGCAGTCCCGCGTCGTGCCCGACATCGTCACGATCGCGAAGCCCATGGGCAACGGGTTCCCTATCGGGGGAGTGATCACCTCGCGACGGATCGCCGATGCCCTCAGCAGCCAGGGGCAGTTCTTCTCCTCGGCAGGCGGCAGCACCCTCAGCTGCCGCGTCGGGCTGGCCGTGCTCGACGCCATGGTCGAGGACGATCTGCAGGCCAACGCCCGCGAGGTCGGTGCCCGCCTGGCCGCGTCGCTTCGGGCTCTGGCGCACCGGCATCCGCTCGTCGGCCCTGTGCATGGTGAAGGTCTCTATCTCGGAGTCGAGCTCGTGCGCGACCGCGACAGCATGGAGCCGGCCTCTGCCGAGGCCGCCGCGATCTGCGAGCGGATGCGCGAGCTCGGTGTGATCGTGCTCACCACCTCGGAGCGTTCGAACGTGCTGAAGATCAAGCCGCCGCTCTGTCTGACGGTCGAGAGCGCCGATCATGTTGTCGCGGTGCTGGATCGAGTGCTCTCCGAAGGATGGTGA
- the mfd gene encoding transcription-repair coupling factor: MTVPGILRALEEASLFRDALTWAQTDADLGLVDGLDAPALAGLLAKRRAAGQPPALLTVVPTGRRAESLAAALNAYIPDAEVVTFPAWETLPHERLSPSPDTVGQRLQTLRRIAEWSGDHPLVVVASVRAALQPIAGNLGEIAPLELRAGTRGHELDHVVEQLVERAYSRVDMVSRRGEFAVRGGILDVFPAISEHPFRVEFFGDEVDQIRAFSVADQRSLPGDVDGVDLPPSRELLLTPDVRDRARALIGGFPAIAGMLEKMSEGIPVEGMESLLPAVSGPLKSLAEYLPEGSATAVVDPERSSARAITLGETNREFLDAAWSAATSGASAPIDLGAGDFLTIARLREVVRDRGGVWWRLSPFSMGGEDAETIDASVIPSFHGNVDGAISFVEAKVADGWRVVVIAAGAGLVDRARDVLSDRGIAARIVSELTDAPDTGVATLVTGSVEAGFQIPEARLAVLTDNEFYGRTIGGDQRVVKKLASRRKNVVDPLQLKQGDYVVHNTHGIGRFVEMTQREVSTGGRNATKSVRDYLVLEYAPSKRGYPGDKLYVPTDQLDLLSKYVGGEGPTLSKMGGSDWSQAKGKARKAVRDIAVELVKLYSARMSAKGHAFGPDTPWQRELEEAFPFAETLDQLQTIDEIKADMERPIPMDRLLSGDVGFGKTEVAVRAAFKAIQDGKQVAMLVPTTLLVKQHLETFTERFAGFPVKVRPLSRFQSDKEARLTLEGLLDGTVDMVIGTHRILTDQVMFKDLGLMIIDEEQRFGVEHKDTLKKMKTNVDILAMSATPIPRTLEMAVTGIREMSTLATPPEDRHPILSFVGPRSDKQITAAIRREILREGQVFFVHNRVQSIQRVAAQLAELVPEARIAVAHGQMGEHALEQVVDDFWERKFDVLVSTTIIETGLDIANANTIIIDRADKYGLSQLHQLRGRVGRGRERAYAYFLYDEMKPLSETAADRLQTIAVNNDLGSGMQVALKDLELRGAGNLLGGEQAGHIAGVGFDLYLRMIGEAVATFRGEDVESGQELRLELPLDARIPEYYIDSERLRLEAYQKLSAASAATAKDDAIDLVIEELTDRYGTPPDEVEGLIAVARLRRRAARAGLADVVVMGSNLRIAPAHLEESIKVRLQRLYPKAKLVAGGDALVVPMPTISAAVGVGLEPLPNAELLEWVGQLLTAIFPEPAKVE, from the coding sequence GTGACTGTGCCGGGGATTCTGCGCGCCTTGGAAGAGGCATCTCTTTTTCGTGACGCCCTGACGTGGGCCCAGACCGATGCCGATCTCGGCCTGGTCGACGGACTCGATGCCCCGGCGCTCGCCGGGCTGCTGGCGAAGCGGCGAGCGGCCGGGCAGCCGCCGGCACTTCTCACCGTGGTGCCGACCGGTCGACGTGCCGAGAGCCTGGCCGCGGCACTGAACGCCTACATACCCGACGCCGAGGTCGTGACCTTCCCGGCCTGGGAGACTCTTCCCCACGAACGGCTCAGCCCGAGCCCCGACACCGTCGGACAGAGACTCCAGACCCTCCGCCGCATCGCCGAGTGGTCGGGTGATCATCCGCTCGTCGTGGTCGCGTCCGTGCGGGCCGCGCTGCAGCCGATCGCAGGCAACCTCGGTGAGATCGCGCCGCTCGAGCTGCGCGCGGGAACCCGTGGTCACGAGCTCGATCACGTGGTCGAACAGCTCGTCGAGCGCGCCTACTCCCGCGTCGACATGGTGTCGCGACGGGGTGAGTTCGCGGTGCGCGGCGGAATTCTCGACGTCTTCCCTGCGATCTCCGAGCATCCGTTCCGTGTCGAGTTCTTCGGCGACGAGGTCGATCAGATCCGGGCGTTCTCGGTCGCCGATCAGCGTTCCCTTCCCGGCGACGTCGACGGGGTCGACCTTCCGCCGAGCCGTGAGCTGCTGCTGACCCCCGACGTCCGCGACCGCGCGAGAGCGCTGATCGGCGGGTTCCCCGCGATCGCCGGGATGCTCGAGAAGATGTCCGAGGGCATCCCCGTCGAAGGCATGGAATCGCTGCTCCCGGCGGTCTCGGGGCCGCTCAAATCGCTCGCCGAATACCTGCCTGAGGGCAGCGCGACGGCCGTCGTCGATCCCGAGCGATCGAGCGCGCGCGCGATCACCCTGGGCGAGACGAACCGCGAGTTCCTCGACGCGGCCTGGAGCGCGGCGACCTCCGGCGCGTCCGCGCCGATCGATCTCGGTGCCGGCGACTTCCTCACCATCGCCCGGCTGCGCGAGGTCGTGCGCGATCGCGGCGGTGTCTGGTGGCGCCTGAGCCCGTTCTCGATGGGGGGTGAGGATGCCGAGACCATCGACGCGTCGGTCATCCCGTCGTTCCACGGCAACGTCGACGGTGCGATCTCGTTCGTCGAGGCGAAGGTCGCAGACGGCTGGCGGGTCGTCGTGATCGCCGCCGGAGCGGGCCTCGTCGACCGCGCGCGCGACGTGCTCTCCGACCGGGGGATCGCCGCTCGCATCGTGTCCGAGCTGACCGATGCGCCCGACACCGGCGTCGCGACCCTCGTGACCGGCTCGGTCGAGGCCGGATTCCAGATCCCCGAGGCCAGGCTCGCTGTCCTCACCGACAACGAGTTCTACGGGCGCACGATCGGCGGCGACCAGCGCGTCGTCAAGAAGCTCGCGTCGCGCCGCAAGAACGTCGTCGATCCGCTGCAGCTCAAGCAGGGCGACTACGTCGTGCACAACACGCACGGCATCGGCCGCTTCGTCGAGATGACGCAGCGGGAGGTGTCGACCGGCGGGCGCAACGCGACGAAGTCAGTGCGCGACTATCTCGTGCTCGAGTACGCGCCGTCGAAGCGCGGTTATCCCGGCGACAAGCTCTACGTGCCCACCGATCAGCTCGATCTGCTCTCGAAGTACGTCGGCGGTGAGGGGCCGACCCTCTCGAAGATGGGCGGCAGCGACTGGTCGCAGGCGAAGGGCAAGGCTCGCAAGGCGGTGCGCGATATCGCCGTCGAGCTGGTCAAGCTGTACTCGGCGCGGATGAGCGCCAAGGGTCATGCGTTCGGCCCCGACACGCCCTGGCAGCGCGAGCTCGAAGAGGCCTTCCCGTTCGCCGAGACGCTCGATCAGCTGCAGACCATCGACGAGATCAAGGCCGACATGGAGCGGCCGATCCCGATGGACAGGCTGCTCTCGGGCGATGTCGGCTTCGGCAAGACCGAGGTGGCCGTCCGCGCGGCGTTCAAGGCGATCCAGGACGGCAAGCAGGTCGCGATGCTCGTGCCGACGACGCTGCTCGTGAAGCAGCACCTCGAGACCTTCACCGAGCGCTTCGCCGGGTTCCCCGTGAAGGTGCGTCCGCTTTCGCGTTTCCAGAGTGACAAAGAGGCGCGTCTGACGCTCGAGGGGCTGCTCGACGGCACGGTCGACATGGTCATCGGCACGCACCGCATCCTCACCGACCAGGTCATGTTCAAAGACCTCGGTCTGATGATCATCGACGAGGAGCAGCGCTTCGGGGTCGAGCACAAGGACACCCTCAAGAAGATGAAGACCAATGTCGACATCCTCGCGATGAGCGCGACGCCGATCCCTCGCACGCTCGAGATGGCGGTCACCGGCATCCGCGAGATGTCGACCCTGGCGACTCCGCCGGAAGACCGGCATCCGATCCTGTCCTTCGTGGGACCCCGCAGCGACAAGCAGATCACCGCGGCGATCCGGCGTGAGATCCTCCGTGAGGGGCAGGTGTTCTTCGTGCACAACCGCGTGCAGTCGATCCAGCGGGTGGCGGCGCAGCTCGCGGAGCTCGTGCCCGAGGCGCGCATCGCGGTGGCTCACGGCCAGATGGGCGAACACGCGCTCGAGCAGGTCGTCGACGACTTCTGGGAGCGCAAGTTCGACGTGCTCGTCTCGACGACGATCATCGAGACCGGACTCGACATCGCGAACGCGAACACCATCATCATCGACCGTGCCGACAAATACGGATTGAGCCAGCTGCATCAGCTGCGTGGCCGCGTCGGCCGCGGTCGCGAGCGGGCGTACGCCTACTTCCTGTACGACGAGATGAAGCCGCTCAGCGAGACCGCGGCCGACCGTCTGCAGACGATCGCGGTCAACAACGATCTCGGTTCCGGCATGCAGGTCGCGCTCAAGGACCTCGAGCTGCGAGGAGCCGGAAACCTGCTCGGCGGCGAGCAGGCGGGCCACATCGCCGGCGTCGGCTTCGACCTGTACCTCCGGATGATCGGCGAGGCCGTCGCGACCTTCCGCGGCGAAGACGTCGAATCCGGCCAGGAGCTGCGCCTCGAGCTCCCGCTGGATGCGCGCATCCCCGAGTACTACATCGACAGCGAGCGGCTGCGGCTCGAGGCCTATCAGAAGCTCTCCGCGGCGTCAGCCGCGACGGCGAAGGACGACGCGATCGATCTCGTGATCGAGGAGCTCACCGACCGCTACGGCACGCCGCCCGACGAGGTCGAGGGTCTGATCGCGGTCGCCCGACTGCGACGCCGCGCGGCCAGGGCGGGGCTCGCCGATGTCGTCGTGATGGGGTCGAACCTGCGCATCGCGCCCGCTCACCTCGAGGAATCGATCAAGGTGCGTCTGCAGCGGCTGTATCCGAAGGCGAAGCTGGTCGCGGGTGGCGACGCTCTCGTGGTGCCGATGCCGACGATCTCCGCAGCAGTGGGCGTCGGACTCGAGCCGCTGCCGAACGCGGAACTGCTCGAGTGGGTCGGCCAGCTGCTCACGGCGATCTTCCCCGAGCCGGCGAAGGTCGAGTGA
- a CDS encoding GNAT family protein: MEPVTLTTERLVLHVPDETDIDAITAACQDPEIPRWTTVPSPYRRTDAEDYVRLIGERWADGSQTIWCAYRDGELVASIGLHRVSEHHTGGDAEIGFWVAAPARGQGYLVEAARAVVDWSFDELGLARLGWRAVAGNVASARAARALGFRYEGLGRQALTSARGRDDGWFGGLLATDDRTPVEWPIL, encoded by the coding sequence ATGGAACCGGTCACCCTCACCACCGAGCGCCTCGTCCTGCATGTGCCGGACGAGACTGACATCGACGCGATCACCGCGGCCTGTCAGGACCCCGAGATACCCCGGTGGACCACCGTGCCGAGCCCGTACCGGCGCACGGATGCCGAGGACTACGTGCGTCTGATCGGTGAGCGGTGGGCCGACGGCAGCCAGACCATCTGGTGCGCCTATCGCGACGGCGAGCTGGTGGCCTCGATCGGGCTGCACCGCGTCTCCGAGCACCACACCGGCGGGGATGCGGAGATCGGGTTCTGGGTCGCGGCGCCGGCTCGCGGCCAGGGCTACCTCGTCGAGGCAGCGCGCGCCGTGGTCGACTGGAGCTTCGACGAGCTCGGGCTCGCGCGCTTGGGCTGGCGTGCGGTCGCCGGCAACGTCGCTTCGGCCCGAGCCGCCCGCGCGCTCGGGTTCCGGTACGAGGGGCTGGGCCGCCAGGCGCTCACCAGCGCACGCGGCCGCGACGACGGGTGGTTCGGCGGCCTTCTGGCGACGGATGACCGCACGCCTGTGGAATGGCCGATCCTCTAG
- the ribD gene encoding bifunctional diaminohydroxyphosphoribosylaminopyrimidine deaminase/5-amino-6-(5-phosphoribosylamino)uracil reductase RibD has product MAVNETERRAMTRALELAALGPRGVNPQVGAVILSPDGTVLAEGWHHGAGTPHAEVDALSKLAPEAARGATAIVTLEPCNHTGRTGPCAVALIEAGVARVVYALDDPGAVSGGGADRLRAAGVSVDSGEQADVAQGIIDGWLTAQRLGRPHVTVKWAQSLDGRAAASDGSSQWITGPEARADVHRRRAAADAIVVGTGTVLSDDPSLTARDGDSLYETQPVPVVIGSRPTPDAAAIRRHPQTPLFYDTHDLHTVLADLHARGIQSVFVEGGPTLASAFIAQGLVDRVLAYIAPVLIGGERLALTDIGVASIDAARRLTVEEWVPLGADLLAIATPALDLEEGVA; this is encoded by the coding sequence ATGGCAGTGAACGAGACGGAGCGCCGGGCGATGACCCGTGCGCTCGAGCTCGCGGCCCTCGGCCCGCGGGGCGTCAACCCGCAGGTCGGTGCCGTCATCCTCTCCCCCGACGGGACGGTCCTCGCCGAAGGATGGCACCACGGTGCCGGAACGCCGCACGCCGAGGTCGACGCGCTCTCGAAGCTCGCGCCAGAGGCAGCGCGAGGGGCCACCGCGATCGTCACCCTCGAGCCCTGCAACCACACGGGCCGCACCGGCCCCTGCGCGGTCGCGCTCATCGAGGCGGGCGTGGCCCGTGTCGTCTACGCGCTCGACGACCCCGGCGCGGTGTCGGGCGGCGGCGCGGACCGCCTCCGTGCCGCGGGAGTGAGCGTCGACTCGGGCGAGCAGGCCGACGTCGCTCAGGGGATCATCGACGGCTGGCTCACCGCGCAGCGTCTGGGGCGCCCGCACGTCACGGTGAAGTGGGCCCAGTCGCTCGACGGCCGCGCCGCGGCATCCGACGGCAGCAGCCAGTGGATCACCGGGCCCGAGGCACGCGCCGACGTGCACCGACGTCGAGCCGCAGCGGATGCGATCGTCGTCGGCACCGGCACCGTGCTCTCCGACGACCCCTCCCTGACAGCGCGCGACGGCGACTCACTGTACGAGACGCAGCCGGTCCCGGTCGTCATCGGCTCGCGGCCCACCCCTGACGCGGCCGCGATCCGTCGTCATCCGCAGACGCCGCTCTTCTACGACACGCACGATCTGCACACCGTGCTCGCAGATCTGCACGCGCGCGGCATCCAGAGCGTGTTCGTCGAAGGTGGCCCCACACTCGCGAGTGCGTTCATCGCCCAGGGCCTCGTCGATCGGGTGCTCGCCTACATCGCCCCGGTGCTGATCGGCGGCGAACGGCTCGCGCTGACAGACATCGGCGTCGCATCGATCGACGCCGCCCGCCGTCTCACGGTCGAGGAGTGGGTGCCTCTCGGCGCCGACCTGCTCGCGATCGCCACCCCTGCACTCGACCTCGAAGAAGGAGTCGCCTGA
- a CDS encoding gamma carbonic anhydrase family protein → MLYEHLGARPRIHDTAVVAPTAVISGDVTIGPDCQVLHGAVITAEGGPITIGEHVIVMENALIRATAANAVHIGSHTLVGTLASIAGATVGEEVFFASGARIFNGALVGDRCEVRVNAIVHRRAVLPAGTVVPIGWVAVGDPVQLLSPDREEEISAAQPELDFPGHVFGVDRDTPDLMVQLTERYGSSLARHADDVRLDADGRAAGRG, encoded by the coding sequence ATGTTGTACGAGCACCTCGGGGCTCGGCCCCGGATCCATGACACCGCCGTCGTCGCTCCCACCGCCGTGATCTCCGGAGACGTGACCATCGGCCCTGACTGCCAGGTGCTCCATGGCGCCGTGATCACCGCAGAGGGAGGACCGATCACGATCGGCGAGCACGTGATCGTGATGGAGAATGCGCTCATCAGAGCCACGGCCGCGAACGCCGTGCACATCGGTTCGCACACCCTCGTGGGAACCCTCGCGAGCATCGCCGGCGCGACCGTGGGCGAAGAGGTCTTCTTCGCGTCCGGCGCACGGATCTTCAACGGCGCGCTGGTGGGCGATCGATGCGAGGTCCGGGTGAACGCCATCGTGCACCGACGAGCCGTGCTTCCGGCCGGAACGGTCGTGCCGATCGGCTGGGTCGCGGTCGGAGATCCCGTGCAGCTCCTGTCTCCTGACAGGGAGGAGGAGATCTCCGCCGCACAACCCGAACTCGACTTCCCTGGGCACGTCTTCGGCGTGGATCGCGACACCCCCGACCTCATGGTGCAGCTGACCGAGCGCTACGGCAGCTCGCTGGCCCGGCACGCCGACGACGTGCGTCTCGACGCCGACGGCCGCGCGGCGGGTCGCGGGTGA